From Rickettsia endosymbiont of Ceutorhynchus obstrictus, a single genomic window includes:
- a CDS encoding type IV secretion system protein produces the protein MKKNIFVVLLISLLFLSGCSGDRCIDPDDFGFIKFNISSRYKAKELTSRQEGDQSAPWRDSGYKVNGYPLTIVVRPWDYTTGDKNTSQELSAWCPWYSQENNTNTLSAFCLRLQPCQFIDGNMCPSPTPKDAPITNAPCLLKNGVGLYFLIAAHNSDPNSSPDSQRSPKGINKHLGEPVINNGYNFYSINKKGQFVQSGGINYQYDGVTASDYAQSNLYFKILDKFYDDNGGQYRVVIKAGVSDTRPDPLEFLTNLIQKELFGTSDTDQGIVRKTYQNIIDTPGYRLSVSAILTLYIMFTGFSFLIGNLNLTHVELLVRILKVSIVSILLSSTQAWTFFHDYLFVFFVEGVSQILQIIKEASATGPGSQSLIGLLISPQTLSKLFSLLFVDPLGFIYIFLYLIALYFIFMLVFKATIIYLTALIAVGMIITMAPIFICFMLFSITRSLFENWLRQLISYALQPIILFVGIAFISMIIRTEIYSTLGFGVCKYDFPNLGPINELFGSFTEDLDVSLGDSIFYWWFPSPMKGGIDNFHKANILVPTDYKKDDGTFCSAYECIDNRYIELPFLDLIKDARRVSNFINGKFVQLDGLLLIFVAVYLLSKFNDTAVSLAKFLSGTSGNLTNLQKIGHQAYTPIQTLINKPMNYAANKTGKSINTLQRKFITQPIADKYEKYMTGRVMKEALDPKSANKSILKEVKRKYGIDRKDVKNVSAENDYQEAIKKLFPNVTNSEELNKLSAKNYSGLRDKLAETKFEGKNYNSLTNEQKSELDKLMKPKEGEKSLRELAVDAKFVKDYKEAYFKTHQEMSGRGVGLIGKNIGVVRSWQEMQNRVKTKRELKDAKRLAIGEKIYAGYEGLKRGALTAIVGKDLRDAYEGNLTGAAWHDFDYTDPRLRTYDETLKDKDRERDHKELKLTIDKETLSTQEDVLAPEYLARLELQGRKDDASYYEDLAKKKLIYEVRNKLSEGEDPVIMGDRFMREKATDSQMHQMIDNAHAKHAELINEDWYARREDHYDMMREKAEQNIEEKYTLLKDHYKRDDIKAEEMPTLLEQYHREKTTPLDEMTTDINNFKADVKNFEYSGEVLKKIEDRKEAITNEVNSQIEEINRHRANAKMEKYVKPVVNEGRKLRKLEEHLRDMK, from the coding sequence ATGAAAAAAAATATTTTTGTTGTTTTATTAATATCTTTATTGTTTCTGTCAGGGTGCAGCGGTGATAGATGTATCGATCCGGATGATTTCGGCTTTATAAAATTTAATATTTCTTCTCGGTATAAAGCAAAAGAATTAACTTCTAGACAAGAGGGAGATCAATCCGCACCGTGGCGTGATAGCGGCTATAAAGTAAACGGTTATCCGCTTACTATAGTAGTTAGACCGTGGGACTACACTACAGGAGATAAAAATACCTCTCAAGAATTATCTGCTTGGTGTCCATGGTATAGTCAAGAAAATAATACTAATACTCTCTCTGCTTTTTGTCTAAGGCTGCAGCCATGCCAGTTTATAGACGGCAATATGTGTCCTAGCCCTACCCCAAAAGACGCTCCTATTACTAATGCTCCATGTCTGCTTAAAAACGGCGTAGGGCTTTATTTTTTGATTGCGGCGCATAATTCCGACCCTAATAGTTCCCCCGATAGTCAACGTAGTCCAAAAGGTATAAATAAACACTTAGGTGAGCCGGTAATAAATAACGGTTATAATTTTTATAGCATTAATAAAAAAGGGCAATTTGTCCAGTCGGGAGGAATAAATTACCAATATGATGGGGTAACAGCTTCCGACTATGCTCAGTCTAATCTTTATTTTAAAATTTTAGATAAATTTTATGACGATAACGGTGGACAATACCGCGTAGTTATTAAAGCAGGGGTTAGCGATACTAGACCCGACCCATTAGAATTTTTAACAAACTTAATACAAAAAGAATTATTTGGCACTAGCGATACGGATCAAGGGATAGTCAGAAAAACATATCAAAATATAATTGATACTCCTGGATATCGTTTAAGCGTTTCAGCTATTTTAACATTATATATAATGTTTACCGGCTTTTCTTTCTTAATAGGTAATCTAAACCTTACTCATGTTGAGCTACTAGTTAGGATATTAAAAGTTAGTATTGTATCTATATTATTAAGCTCCACCCAAGCTTGGACATTTTTCCATGACTATCTATTTGTATTTTTTGTTGAAGGGGTTTCGCAAATACTTCAAATAATAAAAGAAGCATCTGCTACCGGTCCAGGCTCTCAAAGCCTTATAGGGCTACTTATATCTCCGCAAACTCTTTCTAAACTTTTTTCTTTATTATTTGTCGATCCTTTAGGGTTTATATATATTTTTCTATATTTGATAGCTCTTTACTTTATTTTCATGTTGGTATTTAAAGCGACCATTATCTACCTTACTGCTTTAATAGCTGTCGGCATGATTATAACGATGGCTCCGATATTTATTTGCTTTATGTTATTTAGTATCACACGTTCGTTATTTGAAAATTGGTTAAGGCAATTAATTTCTTATGCATTACAACCTATTATATTATTTGTCGGCATTGCTTTCATTTCCATGATTATCAGAACTGAAATATATTCTACGCTCGGTTTTGGAGTATGCAAATATGACTTTCCGAATTTAGGTCCTATAAACGAGCTATTCGGTAGCTTTACTGAAGATTTAGACGTTAGCCTCGGTGATTCAATATTTTATTGGTGGTTTCCGTCGCCGATGAAAGGCGGTATAGATAATTTTCATAAAGCAAATATATTAGTGCCTACGGACTATAAAAAAGATGACGGTACTTTTTGCTCTGCATATGAATGTATAGATAACCGCTATATTGAATTACCTTTTTTAGATCTTATAAAAGATGCTCGAAGAGTTTCTAATTTTATTAACGGTAAGTTTGTTCAACTTGACGGATTATTATTAATATTCGTAGCCGTATATCTATTAAGCAAGTTTAATGATACTGCAGTATCGCTAGCAAAATTCTTGTCGGGTACTTCAGGCAATTTAACAAATTTACAAAAAATCGGTCACCAGGCTTATACCCCTATTCAGACTCTAATTAATAAGCCTATGAATTATGCTGCAAATAAAACAGGTAAGAGTATAAATACCTTACAAAGAAAGTTTATTACCCAGCCTATTGCCGATAAATATGAAAAATATATGACCGGCAGGGTGATGAAAGAAGCTCTTGATCCTAAATCGGCTAATAAGAGCATCTTAAAGGAAGTTAAAAGAAAATACGGTATAGATCGTAAAGATGTGAAAAATGTTAGTGCAGAAAATGATTATCAAGAGGCTATTAAAAAATTATTTCCTAATGTTACTAACTCGGAGGAACTTAATAAATTATCTGCAAAAAATTATAGCGGATTACGAGATAAGCTTGCTGAAACTAAATTTGAAGGAAAAAATTATAATTCTTTAACTAACGAGCAAAAAAGTGAGCTTGACAAACTTATGAAGCCTAAAGAAGGAGAAAAAAGTCTACGTGAACTTGCGGTGGATGCCAAATTTGTTAAAGATTATAAAGAGGCTTACTTTAAAACCCATCAAGAAATGTCAGGAAGAGGAGTAGGCTTAATAGGTAAAAATATCGGTGTTGTTAGAAGCTGGCAAGAAATGCAGAATAGAGTTAAAACAAAAAGAGAGTTAAAGGATGCTAAGCGCCTGGCTATAGGAGAAAAAATATATGCCGGTTACGAAGGACTAAAAAGAGGAGCATTAACGGCAATAGTAGGTAAAGACCTCCGAGATGCTTATGAGGGTAATCTAACCGGCGCGGCATGGCATGATTTTGATTATACCGATCCAAGGCTTAGAACTTATGATGAAACTTTGAAAGATAAGGATAGAGAACGTGACCATAAAGAGCTAAAATTAACGATAGATAAAGAAACTCTTAGCACTCAAGAAGACGTACTAGCTCCTGAATATCTTGCAAGGCTAGAACTGCAAGGTAGAAAAGACGACGCATCATATTACGAAGACTTAGCTAAAAAGAAACTTATCTATGAGGTACGGAATAAATTATCCGAAGGCGAAGACCCGGTAATTATGGGCGATAGATTTATGCGCGAGAAGGCTACCGATTCTCAAATGCATCAAATGATTGATAACGCGCATGCGAAACATGCCGAGTTAATAAACGAGGATTGGTATGCTCGCCGCGAAGATCATTACGATATGATGCGTGAAAAAGCCGAACAAAATATTGAAGAAAAATATACGCTTCTTAAAGATCATTACAAAAGAGATGATATAAAAGCTGAAGAAATGCCGACATTACTTGAGCAATATCATAGAGAAAAAACCACACCACTAGATGAAATGACTACAGATATAAACAATTTTAAAGCCGACGTTAAGAATTTTGAGTATAGTGGAGAAGTGCTTAAGAAAATAGAAGATAGAAAAGAAGCAATTACAAATGAAGTAAACTCACAGATTGAGGAAATTAACCGGCATAGAGCAAATGCTAAAATGGAAAAATACGTAAAACCGGTCGTAAATGAAGGTAGAAAGCTTAGAAAATTGGAAGAGCATTTAAGAGATATGAAATAA